A segment of the Fastidiosipila sp. genome:
CCATCAGAGGAAACCATCGACGCAAGCGGATTATTCGTTATCCCGGGCTTGATCGATCCCCATGTGCATCTGGCCATGAGAAACCGGTTTGCGCAGAGTGCTGATGATTTTGAATCGGGCAGCATTGCGGCTGCTTATGGCGGAGTCACCACCATCATCGATTTTCTCGACGAGGCCACTTCAGCCCTGGAAGTAAAACAACGCTTCGATGAGCGAATGAAAGTGGCTGTAAATGTGCATATAGACTTCACCTTGCATGCCGCCGTCAAAGATATCGCCGATGATCCGGAAAATATCGCTTCCGCCGCTCTTGAACTGGGAATGCCCACCATCAAGCTCTATACCACCTACAAGGCAGATGGATCCTATTCATCACCGCGAACTGTGGAGGCCATGATTCGCCGCTCCGCCAAGGGCGATCTTCTGATCCTCTGCCACAGTGAAAAGGATGACATGCTTGATCTTGTCAATCCGAATGTCTCGGATCATAGTCTGAACCGGCCCCCCGAATCGGAGGTTGAACAGGTTCGGGAGATTGCCGGATGGGTCAGGCAGTACCGTGGCCGTGCCTACATCGTGCACACCAGTTGCGGAAGTACCATCCAGATGCTTAAGAATGAGTTCGCAGATATTCTGGGATCGAATCTTTTTATCGAGGGATGCCCGCAATATTTCCTGTTTAATGACAGCGTCTATCAGGGGCCGGATGCTCCTCTTTATACGATGACACCCCCTATAAGACCCGTTAAGGAGCAGGAATTGCTGAATAAGTATTGGCGTGACATCGACTGCTTCGCCACCGATCATTGTCCCTTCCTAAAAAAATACAAGTTTAAACCCAGCCTGCAGGAAATTCCCATGGGATGCGGCGGCATTGAGCATTCCTTCAGCGTGCTCCATCCACTTTTCGGTGACGCTGTAATTGACCGCTTTACGGAAAATACCGCACGCCTGCACGGGCTCTACCCGCGTAAGGGCGTTTTGCGGGCTGGCAGCGACGCAGACATCACAATCTTCAGCAAGACCGCTCCCGCCAGGCGGATCG
Coding sequences within it:
- a CDS encoding amidohydrolase family protein; amino-acid sequence: PSEETIDASGLFVIPGLIDPHVHLAMRNRFAQSADDFESGSIAAAYGGVTTIIDFLDEATSALEVKQRFDERMKVAVNVHIDFTLHAAVKDIADDPENIASAALELGMPTIKLYTTYKADGSYSSPRTVEAMIRRSAKGDLLILCHSEKDDMLDLVNPNVSDHSLNRPPESEVEQVREIAGWVRQYRGRAYIVHTSCGSTIQMLKNEFADILGSNLFIEGCPQYFLFNDSVYQGPDAPLYTMTPPIRPVKEQELLNKYWRDIDCFATDHCPFLKKYKFKPSLQEIPMGCGGIEHSFSVLHPLFGDAVIDRFTENTARLHGLYPRKGVLRAGSDADITIFSKTAPARRIDHSAADYSIYANVPRDVEIVSVISRGSFVIRNGVHQHHRGQYLERRLL